Proteins encoded within one genomic window of Bradyrhizobium sp. AZCC 1719:
- the ftsH gene encoding ATP-dependent zinc metalloprotease FtsH, with product MNANLRNFALWVIIVLLLLALFTLFQNPGQRTSSQDITFSQLLSEVDQNRVRDVVIQGPEIHGTFTNGSSFQTYAPNDPTLVKRLYDGKVSITAKPPGDNVPWFVSLLVSWLPFIALIGVWIFLSRQMQGGAGKAMGFGKSRAKMLTEAHGRVTFEDVAGVDEAKQDLQEIVEFLRDPGKFQRLGGRIPRGVLLVGPPGTGKTLIARAVAGEANVPFFTISGSDFVEMFVGVGASRVRDMFEQAKKNAPCIIFIDEIDAVGRHRGAGLGGGNDEREQTLNQLLVEMDGFEANEGVILIAATNRPDVLDPALLRPGRFDRQVVVPNPDVVGREQILKVHVRKVPLAPDINLKTIARGTPGFSGADLMNLVNEAALTAARRNKRMVTQAEFEEAKDKVMMGAERKSLVMTEEEKLLTAYHEGGHAIVGLNVVATDPIHKATIIPRGRALGMVMQLPERDKLSMSLEQMTSRLAIMMGGRVAEELIFGREKVTSGAASDIEQATRLARMMVTRWGLSEELGTVSYGENQDEVFLGMSVSRTQNASEATVQKIDKEIKRLVEEGYNEATKILTEKREDLETLAKGLLEFETLSGDEIIDLLKGKKPNRESVLEPSTPRASAVPPAGKPRPRPDPDPGLEPQPQA from the coding sequence ATGAACGCCAATCTGCGCAACTTCGCCCTCTGGGTCATCATTGTCTTGCTGCTGTTGGCATTGTTCACGCTTTTCCAGAATCCGGGTCAGCGCACGTCTTCGCAGGACATCACGTTTTCGCAGTTGTTGAGCGAGGTCGATCAGAACCGCGTGCGCGACGTCGTGATCCAGGGGCCGGAAATCCACGGCACCTTTACCAACGGCTCCTCGTTCCAGACCTATGCGCCGAATGATCCGACGCTGGTGAAGCGTCTCTATGACGGCAAGGTCTCGATCACCGCCAAGCCGCCCGGCGATAACGTGCCGTGGTTCGTGTCGCTGCTCGTTTCCTGGCTGCCCTTCATCGCGCTGATCGGCGTGTGGATCTTCCTGTCCCGCCAGATGCAGGGCGGCGCCGGCAAGGCGATGGGCTTTGGCAAGTCGCGCGCCAAGATGCTGACGGAGGCCCATGGCCGCGTCACTTTCGAAGACGTCGCTGGCGTCGACGAAGCGAAGCAGGACCTGCAGGAGATCGTCGAATTCCTGCGCGATCCCGGAAAATTCCAACGCCTCGGCGGACGGATTCCGCGCGGCGTGCTGCTGGTCGGCCCTCCCGGCACCGGCAAGACGCTCATCGCGCGTGCGGTCGCGGGCGAAGCCAATGTGCCGTTCTTCACCATTTCCGGTTCTGACTTCGTCGAAATGTTCGTCGGCGTCGGCGCCAGCCGTGTCCGTGACATGTTCGAGCAGGCCAAGAAGAATGCGCCCTGCATCATCTTCATCGATGAAATCGACGCGGTCGGCCGTCATCGCGGCGCGGGCTTGGGCGGCGGCAATGACGAGCGCGAACAGACGCTCAACCAGTTGCTGGTCGAGATGGACGGTTTCGAAGCCAATGAAGGCGTGATCCTGATCGCGGCGACCAACCGGCCCGACGTGCTCGATCCCGCGCTGCTGCGTCCCGGCCGTTTCGACCGCCAGGTCGTGGTGCCGAATCCGGATGTCGTCGGCCGCGAACAGATTCTCAAGGTTCATGTTCGCAAGGTGCCGCTGGCGCCGGATATCAACCTCAAAACCATCGCGCGCGGCACCCCGGGCTTCTCGGGCGCCGACCTGATGAACCTCGTCAACGAGGCCGCGCTGACCGCCGCCCGCCGCAACAAGCGGATGGTGACGCAGGCCGAGTTCGAGGAGGCCAAGGACAAGGTGATGATGGGCGCCGAGCGCAAGTCGCTCGTCATGACCGAGGAAGAGAAATTGCTGACAGCCTATCACGAGGGCGGCCACGCCATCGTCGGCCTGAACGTCGTCGCGACCGATCCGATCCACAAGGCGACGATCATTCCGCGCGGCCGCGCGCTCGGCATGGTGATGCAGTTGCCCGAACGCGACAAGCTGTCGATGTCGCTCGAGCAGATGACCTCGCGCCTCGCCATCATGATGGGCGGACGCGTCGCGGAAGAACTGATCTTTGGCCGCGAGAAGGTTACCTCGGGCGCGGCCTCCGACATCGAGCAGGCGACGCGTCTGGCGCGCATGATGGTAACGCGCTGGGGCCTGTCGGAAGAGCTCGGCACCGTGTCCTACGGCGAAAACCAGGACGAGGTGTTTTTGGGCATGTCGGTGTCGCGCACGCAGAACGCCTCGGAAGCGACCGTCCAGAAGATCGACAAGGAGATCAAGCGGCTGGTCGAGGAAGGCTACAACGAGGCCACCAAGATCCTCACCGAGAAGCGCGAGGATCTCGAGACGCTGGCCAAGGGCCTGCTCGAATTCGAGACGCTGAGCGGCGACGAGATCATCGATCTCTTGAAGGGCAAGAAGCCCAACCGCGAGTCGGTCTTGGAGCCGAGCACGCCACGCGCTTCCGCCGTACCCCCGGCCGGCAAGCCGCGCCCGCGTCCCGATCCGGACCCGGGTCTGGAGCCGCAGCCCCAGGCGTAA